A region of the Bombus pyrosoma isolate SC7728 linkage group LG15, ASM1482585v1, whole genome shotgun sequence genome:
GAACACGTTGCCATCAGAAAGAGTTAAGTATATTTTGTGTGGTCATCACAGGTATGCGTTCTATCGCTATAATGCCCCAATActatgaaatttcgttcgaaagatCATGCATAAGATTGAAAAGAGTTTGATACCCATTTTTGTAGCCAATGTGAAATACTTTTCGATGAACTTTACCAAACGTTTAGCACCATGTTTCTATAGTATCGTATCAAAAGTACTTTGTTATCATATCGTTTCCCTGAATTACATTAATGTTAGTTAGACTTTTTATAGAGTCCTACCATACGAAGAATATCCCTCTCCATTTCTTCATAGAGATGCACGATATTACATAAGGATCGTCCATTTTTTCCCGTTTGCAGCCAGTCTACTTGAGGGCTAATCTCATCATGGACGAAGGTATGATAAACTGCTGCAGCTTGCCGAGTGCACCTGAGTTTTGCTTTCGAGTGCCAAGCAATTATGTGGAATTGTTATCCATGTTGCCTGATTACAGTAGTTGCGCTAGTGGACAGGTTAATTACACGGACCGTTCGACTAATCTGTTGCACGCAGCACCCATTAAGCATGATCCTTATACCCCAGATAGCATGGACAGTCCGAGTCCAAATGCTATAATATCAGCCACGGGTGAACTCCCGGACGTAGACATAGATAACATGAACAACGTGTCCATGGCACAGTTTGTACAGACGTCGAACTTCGCCAGACGTTTAGACACAGCTGTGTCGCCTGCTCTCTTAAAATCCAAGTTAGAACTGATCGTTCGGAACAAAAAACAAGAGGCGATGGACGCGGATCAAGATACAGCTGATATCAAAAGAAGCCCTAGCGACTGCTGCTTACATTCGTGGCCCAATGATGAAGAGTGTAAAAACGTATGGTCTGTAAGGACGAACAGATGTAACAGCGACCTGTCCTGGCAGAGATCGCATCTTTTAACCGAAGCATGGGTTCAGAGCAAAGGACAACAAGGATATCATTCGTTTGGAGATTTCATCAAACGATCGTCCTTGGATTCAACTCCGCCGAACGGTGTTGAGGGTTTGCCTTCCGATTTGATTATACCAAGgatatcaataataaatgCTAGTAACTTCGAATCAAACGAGAGTTCCGTGTACTTACACGACGACAAGTATAGCGATTATTCGGATAAGAAATTAAGCACTTACTCGGACGACCGAACAAAGAGCTTGAGCGGCGAGGCGTTCAGTTCAGGAAAGTCGGATGAACTTTGCGATAAAACAGACGACGAGAGCAACAGACTGAGtttaaatacgaagaaaataggaATGAACGAGAGCGTTTATTTGCAAAACATAAGTGAGCTAATAACGAAACCAGACAAGAATTCTTGTGCAATGGTGGTTAGTACAAATCTCTTTAATACTGACGATAAGAAGAGTAAAATGAGCGAGGAACGAATGCTTGAAAATAGAGAGAAATGcttaaatcaaattataaatacattagaGAGCACGGAggataataatagtaaaaatcaACATGCACTCACGGATGATGCACTAGTTGATAAGACAAGTATTAAAAGTAGAAGTATAATTTCGGAGACGACTTTAGCAGATGAACGAACTTCTGAAGTATTACAGGTTATTGCAGAAACAGAACAAAGGACAGTTCACCGTAGGAGTGAAAGAGAAGACAGATCGCAGAATATGGAGGCGGAGAACATAAAATCAAAACAGAACAAGTGTAATGAGacaaatgtatgtataaatgtagAAGATTTTGATGCAAGTAGCAAGCAAACAGAAATATCAAGATGTTGTAGCAAGTATGAAATGATAATTACACAACAAATTACAAGAAGTGATTTTGTACAAAATCAAAGTAGCAATGATAATACAGAGGACATTAAACTCAAACTCAAAGCATGTAACTctgatatagaaaattataaggaCAATATCATTGGAAAGGAAAGTAAGTGTCAAAAGTGTTGCTGCGTTATATTGTGAAAACGTAAAATCTTCACACACGTTCCTTATTTAGCCTTCGTATATTGTAGTCATGATTCTCGCTTTCCTCGAAATAAGAAACTATCGCAAGAACGAAGTcgaaaaaatcaattattaagATTTACTTTATAAGAGATGAGAAATAAGAAGCAAGGAAAAGGCTATATTTTTGAACACTTAAAATATGCTGCTGACGCTCTATTCGATAGCATCGATTTTCTATTGTACATGCATGTTGCAAGACGTTTTCATGTTCAAAGTGTCTTCTGCATGAGCATGATACTCTAATATCGTATCACGTCAACAACTATCTTTTTAGCGTATATTCAAACGATATAGTTACgtactataaattttcatattctagATGCGCAGTTGAATAAGCAGTATATCATTGTTACGTAGTgatatgttacgttatatgatGTAGAGTTTTAATGAGTCGGAATATCCAGATGACTGTGTCAACGTACGATCTGTTAAGCAGTGTTACCAGTATATGTAATAGATACGTAAAAATCCCTAACGATTACGTTTTCccattttgttattaatttattaaatatgttttccAGTCAAGTATGTATCGGGCGTCACTCGAGAAAGTtattatcttgtaatttttcgtAATCTTTTGttacaatgtttttttttttttgttacaatgACTTAATTTTCGACCGTCTCGATTTTATCTCTTTGTTTACGTTTACGTTCTATTGCTATCGCAAGAATTCCATTCACAGCATTTTCAGCGTACAAGAACACGCGTGCTTCTATGTGCATCGTAACCCTTGCCAAATTTACTGTGTCCTATATGATAAACTATTAGAAACGTACGTGTAGACGCGACACGCACGTAGTCCATTATTTGGACTCGACTGCCAAAGTTAGTTTCGTTTTAGTTAATAGAAAGGAAGATATTAACTTATACGGTAAAATTGTTAGTCATATGTCTTTACGTTGTACATTTAATGCTATCTTTCCTAATTTCCTATATACGTTTCGTTACAAGTTGCAAGTAGTTTTCTTTGTGGCAGTATCTACAagtacaattttgtaaaaaattgacAATGAGGTTCTTAACGTTCCCATGGAAGGTTCAAGCCAATTCAAGTCGATACTGTTTAAccgtaaaataatttgcatacAAATAAATGTCTTGTGTTCCGTGTCTTGCCGAAGAAGAAATTGCACATAATACGAGAAACAGGCAATACTAATGGCCGTTTACTGTTCAAAACGTTACGCTCATAGGTACTTAGTAAAAggtaatttataacgtttattttGCAAAACGTATTCCAGATCACATTTTGAATCTGATCGTAATAAATATCGCAGATTCGAACAATCGATTTATCATGCATTTGTTTCCGGTCCCATTGTGCTTACGATTTATAAAGCgttttattagtaattattattttctcctcgcttgtaaatataaatttatttttaatacaaccAACAgttgctttttttatttatatcctttGATTTACGTGATTACGTGTTATTGTTATTTGCACGTTGCACCGTAATGCACCCTTAATACCTTATTTTATATGGTAGAGCAGATCGAAGTAAAATCaagaagaaacttttaaaatttctaatctGAAACAGTAATTGCTTAACAATAGAAAGAACCGTGACAGGAATTAATCTGTTTGAATTATTATGACCTCCCGCCATTTGCTTTTCCCAGAGCCAACTTCACGAGGCTCCGTAAGtttgaagttttatttttaaataaaccgTTAGACTGAAACAAAAAGTTTTGAACTAATACTTGAACTTTTTTCCACGAAAgagatatattatatgcaactaatattttatagcaatTAGAAACATGTATAAGAGATACACGTACACATGTACTACCTTCATCTGCTCTGCCAAGATTCCGAAACAGTTGGTCAATGATTGATTCTTGACTGCAGACGTGATGAACGAGACGTCCGAATCGGGTACGATGTCCAGCTTGAGCAGTCGTGAGATATTCAACAATAATAACGACAACCACagcaacaacaataacaacggCGCGACTACCATCACGAGATATATTCACATTAAACACGCAGACTCGTCGGTTAAGATTTTTCGAGAAACGACCGTCtgatattgaatttattattcgtatacGGTTACCATCTACAGCTAACTATTTCACGTTACGTGAAATAACGTTTCATAAGCTTATGGTTGCGAGATATTTTAACGGTTTTACCGGCAAACTAATCATTGCGCAGATCTCGCCGCGACTCTTTCGAAATGTCCCGATAATCGAAtatgttcaattttattcgattatcgaTTTTTAGAGTGTTGGTAACGTCCAATCATTCAATCGATAATCGCAGATCGCTCATGCACTCGCGTATGGATGAAGTTGCGCGATTCGTTAAATTGAATCAGAGCAAAATACTGCAATTACGAACCGTTTTGCCGACGACGGACGTGCGACGATTGCCGCTAATACTGGAGCGTGCTCTCGGTGTGAACTGCTGTTTGCCCGCATATACGAAAAGCTTTGGGTATGTTTACACGAAACTCGATACGTTATTAGTAATTTCGAAGTTATTAATGTATTCACTGCGGATTTGATTctcattatattacatatatgtttaataGATACCAATTATTACGAAAAACCTTTTCATAATTTCGGGATTTTTAGTTCATGTGCCACATTCAAGTCGATACGATACATAATCCAAAAGTATGTGCCGACTCGAATGTGCATCGTGTGCAGTGAACGTGTTAAATTCGAAATACTTCTTGTTGAAACTATACAATAGAGATgttagaagagaaaaaaagacgaGATCTTTTTGAGAATTGTTAATGTGACGAAATCGTTGATACAATGGCGTGTATGACGattattgcattttattcGTTAAGTGTCTTGGTGTTCCTACGCTACGTTCTTTCAGACAGTTCTTCCCAAGACTGCGAGTCTTGCAAATGATTTGTATAATTAGACGAGCAGAGATTCAGGATAAAGAAAACGTTTCCATGAGAGATCGTTTGATGTGATATTACCGTGGTACCTCACTTTTGTTGGTTTCCATTGTTAGAGATCGCGAAAGCTGAAAGAAGAGTATTGCGCTACGATTGCTGCCAATATCAATTCGACTTCACTTTTTACAATGTGattcaattataattgatACGCGTTGTCTCGTTGAATTACGTTGCAAAGAGTTAATGAGAATCATTTGCGAAAGAATAATTAcgtacaaaaatgaaaaatacctATTcccatttgaaattttgtatgtaaTAATTCCATTGCAACTCTATAATGTGCACGGCATTTTCTACTCATACATTGGCGTCGAGTTCCACTGAG
Encoded here:
- the LOC122575710 gene encoding uncharacterized protein LOC122575710 isoform X2, whose protein sequence is MMLKIWTEEFLSTILRLDPKFIALHCQEVGGKNYEHSTRQVEDFVRLLMSSEELRLFDKIRVFLDEDYSSAEHFTALGNLYFVHESLKEVLLWDFQECTFIPVDGKEIHSGNIEAVTTKEKAKFPQEFFPECKWSRKGFLRTRWSISGTVFDLINIHLFHDASNFIAMETFPSVYSKTRRRALEHTLDRFHNDKYSNAPYFLFGDFNFRTDTAGVIKKLTEDTQERRLSSKGSISKLQFHNKDDDLILTLGKKEFSYYEHQNVFVQNSGQWLREYDRELEDFDGRLFEFPIKFVPSYPFEEDINEGSNYMQTRVPAWCDRVLLSPTAKMLVQDISSPDAMEYGIIGPTTCMGDHKPVYLRANLIMDEGMINCCSLPSAPEFCFRVPSNYVELLSMLPDYSSCASGQVNYTDRSTNLLHAAPIKHDPYTPDSMDSPSPNAIISATGELPDVDIDNMNNVSMAQFVQTSNFARRLDTAVSPALLKSKLELIVRNKKQEAMDADQDTADIKRSPSDCCLHSWPNDEECKNVWSVRTNRCNSDLSWQRSHLLTEAWVQSKGQQGYHSFGDFIKRSSLDSTPPNGVEGLPSDLIIPRISIINASNFESNESSVYLHDDKYSDYSDKKLSTYSDDRTKSLSGEAFSSGKSDELCDKTDDESNRLSLNTKKIGMNESVYLQNISELITKPDKNSCAMVVSTNLFNTDDKKSKMSEERMLENREKCLNQIINTLESTEDNNSKNQHALTDDALVDKTSIKSRSIISETTLADERTSEVLQVIAETEQRTVHRRSEREDRSQNMEAENIKSKQNKCNETNVCINVEDFDASSKQTEISRCCSKYEMIITQQITRSDFVQNQSSNDNTEDIKLKLKACNSDIENYKDNIIGKESKCQKCCCVIL
- the LOC122575710 gene encoding uncharacterized protein LOC122575710 isoform X1 yields the protein MAGNGVPVLLVTANVGSIFEEPSMMLKIWTEEFLSTILRLDPKFIALHCQEVGGKNYEHSTRQVEDFVRLLMSSEELRLFDKIRVFLDEDYSSAEHFTALGNLYFVHESLKEVLLWDFQECTFIPVDGKEIHSGNIEAVTTKEKAKFPQEFFPECKWSRKGFLRTRWSISGTVFDLINIHLFHDASNFIAMETFPSVYSKTRRRALEHTLDRFHNDKYSNAPYFLFGDFNFRTDTAGVIKKLTEDTQERRLSSKGSISKLQFHNKDDDLILTLGKKEFSYYEHQNVFVQNSGQWLREYDRELEDFDGRLFEFPIKFVPSYPFEEDINEGSNYMQTRVPAWCDRVLLSPTAKMLVQDISSPDAMEYGIIGPTTCMGDHKPVYLRANLIMDEGMINCCSLPSAPEFCFRVPSNYVELLSMLPDYSSCASGQVNYTDRSTNLLHAAPIKHDPYTPDSMDSPSPNAIISATGELPDVDIDNMNNVSMAQFVQTSNFARRLDTAVSPALLKSKLELIVRNKKQEAMDADQDTADIKRSPSDCCLHSWPNDEECKNVWSVRTNRCNSDLSWQRSHLLTEAWVQSKGQQGYHSFGDFIKRSSLDSTPPNGVEGLPSDLIIPRISIINASNFESNESSVYLHDDKYSDYSDKKLSTYSDDRTKSLSGEAFSSGKSDELCDKTDDESNRLSLNTKKIGMNESVYLQNISELITKPDKNSCAMVVSTNLFNTDDKKSKMSEERMLENREKCLNQIINTLESTEDNNSKNQHALTDDALVDKTSIKSRSIISETTLADERTSEVLQVIAETEQRTVHRRSEREDRSQNMEAENIKSKQNKCNETNVCINVEDFDASSKQTEISRCCSKYEMIITQQITRSDFVQNQSSNDNTEDIKLKLKACNSDIENYKDNIIGKESKCQKCCCVIL
- the LOC122575710 gene encoding probable serine/threonine-protein kinase DDB_G0282963 isoform X5, translating into MAGNGVPVLLVTANVGSIFEEPSMMLKIWTEEFLSTILRLDPKFIALHCQEVGGKNYEHSTRQVEDFVRLLMSSEELRLFDKIRVFLDEDYSSAEHFTALGNLYFVHESLKEVLLWDFQECTFIPVDGKEIHSGNIEAVTTKEKAKFPQEFFPECKWSRKGFLRTRWSISGTVFDLINIHLFHDASNFIAMETFPSVYSKTRRRALEHTLDRFHNDKYSNAPYFLFGDFNFRTDTAGVIKKLTEDTQERRLSSKGSISKLQFHNKDDDLILTLGKKEFSYYEHQNVFVQNSGQWLREYDRELEDFDGRLFEFPIKFVPSYPFEEDINEGSNYMQTRVPAWCDRVLLSPTAKMLVQDISSPDAMEYGIIGPTTCMGDHKPVYLRANLIMDEGMINCCSLPSAPEFCFRVPSNYVELLSMLPDYSSCASGQVNYTDRSTNLLHAAPIKHDPYTPDSMDSPSPNAIISATGELPDVDIDNMNNVSMAQFVQTSNFARRLDTAVSPALLKSKLELIVRNKKQEAMDADQDTADIKRSPSDCCLHSWPNDEECKNVWSVRTNRCNSDLSWQRSHLLTEAWVQSKGQQGYHSFGDFIKRSSLDSTPPNGVEGLPSDLIIPRISIINASNFESNESSVYLHDDKYSDYSDKKLSTYSDDRTKSLSGEAFSSGKSDELCDKTDDESNRLSLNTKKIGMNESVYLQNISELITKPDKNSCAMVVSTNLFNTDDKKSKMSEERMLENREKCLNQIINTLESTEDNNSKNQHALTDDALVDKTSIKSRSIISETTLADERTSEVLQVIAETEQRTVHRRSEREDRSQNMEAENIKSKQNKCNETNVCINVEDFDASSKQTEISRCCSKYEMIITQQITRSDFVQNQSSNDNTEDIKLKLKACNSDIENYKDNIIGKENVMNETSESGTMSSLSSREIFNNNNDNHSNNNNNGATTITRYIHIKHADSSVKIFRETTV